The following coding sequences are from one Hymenobacter sp. DG25A window:
- the rpmA gene encoding 50S ribosomal protein L27, with amino-acid sequence MAHKKGVGSSNNGRESHSKRLGVKIFGGQAIISGNIIVRQRGTKHHPGQNVGIGKDHTLFAMIDGTVQFRKGRKDRSFVSVLPAAVDAAEVHTSATESAEDNK; translated from the coding sequence ATGGCACATAAGAAAGGCGTAGGCTCTTCCAACAACGGCCGCGAGTCGCATTCCAAGCGTCTGGGCGTGAAAATCTTCGGTGGCCAGGCCATCATTTCCGGCAACATCATCGTGCGTCAGCGTGGCACCAAGCACCACCCCGGCCAGAACGTGGGTATCGGCAAGGACCACACCCTGTTCGCTATGATTGATGGTACCGTGCAGTTCCGCAAGGGCCGCAAAGACCGTTCTTTCGTATCGGTTCTGCCCGCAGCGGTAGACGCCGCTGAGGTTCACACCTCGGCTACGGAGTCGGCTGAAGACAACAAGTAA
- the rplU gene encoding 50S ribosomal protein L21, with protein sequence MYAIVNIAGKQTKVEANKFVYAHRLAGNVGDKVELGKALLTDDNGTLTIGAPLLDVAVTGTILEHVKGDKVLVFKKKRRKGYKKLNGHRQQFTKVMINSIG encoded by the coding sequence ATGTACGCAATCGTCAACATAGCTGGCAAGCAGACCAAGGTCGAAGCCAATAAATTTGTATACGCTCACCGACTGGCCGGCAACGTCGGCGACAAGGTGGAGTTGGGCAAAGCCCTGCTGACCGATGACAACGGTACGCTGACCATCGGCGCGCCCTTGCTGGACGTAGCCGTAACGGGTACTATTCTGGAGCACGTAAAGGGCGACAAAGTCCTGGTGTTCAAGAAGAAGCGCCGTAAGGGATACAAGAAGCTGAACGGTCACCGTCAGCAGTTCACCAAAGTAATGATCAACAGCATCGGCTAA